The Erigeron canadensis isolate Cc75 chromosome 1, C_canadensis_v1, whole genome shotgun sequence genome segment TCTGAAGAAAATTGACAGCAAACTGCAGTCCTTGAAAATAATGCACTCGCTATCTCCTCTTTAGATTTCTTAAGGTCAACAAATGTAGCATCAGGGGCATTGGTTTTCGGATATGGCTTTCCTGAACTTGCAATCAAGAGAGGATCTTCTATGCTCATAAATGCTTCTGCAACTATTTGTGGACATAAGTGCAAGTTACGACCCTTCTTTTTGCTTAAAAGATGGTACACAAACTTCTCTGGAAGCGAACCAGCAATATTGTTGCTTCCCGTGAGCAATTTAAATAACACTTTAGAACAGTCCGGCTTTTGCAGACAAGCTAAAGAAACCATCATAACCAGTTTCAACACTAATAGTGGGTAGTAATAAGAGACCTCAATGTTTGATCTCCGAATCCAAGATTCAGTATCCTCTTTATTGTACAGAATCTGTTCGACAATGTCAAGAGTTTACCTCAAACCTCAGAAATACCTCGAGGAGTACCGGTTCATCAGTTGCGTGAAGATGTGAGAACCACCCAGAGAAAGAAGACTTCGTGGTGTAAAGGATCCCTTCAAAATAAGACTCCATAAAAAACACACGATCCAAAAGATACACAAAACTATGAGGGGATATGCAGCCAGCACACCTCTGGTCTGACCAAAATGTATCTTTCAAAGCACTCCGTAGCATTGGAAAAAACGCCATGTCCCTAACGCTAGAATTCCAGACCTCCACAGCTGACAGCCATTTGGGAGCCCACTGAAGTCCCTTAATAATCATCTCATTAAGTGCAACAGATTTACTGGAACAAAGACATACCATCATCACTCTCCCGATTGTCCGATAGGAGATATAACCATTGTTGCTTACATTTTGAAGTATATTCTCATCAAGCAATTTGAGTGATAGATCAGTCTCCCTTAAGGAAAGCATGTCTTCAGTGACTGATCTACGCCAGTCTAAAGGAAACACAAAATCAAAGTATTGTGCAGAGATATCAAGGAAACTTTGCAGTTTCTTTTTGTCAGGAGAAGCGAGTTTAAGACACGGGCATTCTGAAAGAAACTTCGAAACCTCAAAAATGTGTACCAGAGACGTGCTTTGATGAAATGCTGAAGCATTTGACTTTGACTTATAGAGACCTTCTAGCTTTAAAAGTACTTTCATACCCACAGAAAGTAATTCTAACTGCCAGTAAGATCTAATGGCAAACACCAACTGACTTATATTCATAAATATAAGCTTCCCTTCGGTAAGAAGATTGTTATTACCCGCAGTTCTTATCCAATCAACATCCTTGTTGACTAACAGGTAAACCATGTTTCCATCTACACACTGGTTCCTCACTCcaaaataacttaaaataaaatcagcAAATCCCTCGTGTTTATTCGGCTCTTCATTTACAAGACATTCGATGCTCTGAAAGATATTCATGACATTCTCCTTCCACAAATTCCAATAAAAAACTAGAGTTCTAACAGAAACACAGCTCTGAAAGATTCTGTTTTCACAATGCTCCGTAATATCAGAAGGTAATTCATCCTCCCAAAAGTACTTAGAGAAATGTATATGAAAATGAGAATCCAAGATTTTCCTTATGGATAAAATTTCTCCTCTTAGACTCTTATTTTTCTGGGAAGTGAGTAAAACTTTCTTGAGCTCGGGCAAACTAGTTTGCTGGTCAGAGAGTACCTCAAGCTcattacaaacaaaatcataGAAATGATCGGAGGTCATATTTGCAATCGACCTTGCTTTCTCACAAAGATCGTCCTTCTTACTAAACTGTTTCAATGGCCATCCTCTACCTCCATTTTCCCATAACGAGCTAAAAAACACATACCAAAGTAAGAGAACCGCAGCCTCCCTACAATGTCCAGCCTTCTCCAAAAGATCAGCCTCCtttagaacataacccaaagaCCTAGCCAGTTCAACAGCATCAAGTAACTTGCCTGATTCTTCTTCTAATAATAAAAGGTCATCAAGGCAGCCTAAAGACCTCAAGAATACACGCTTAGACTCCATAGAGCAAAAGGCTCTAACAAATTTCATCATGGATATAAGATCTTTATGCTCATGGCAGTCAAGAGCacaactctccaaaaatcttTGCTCAGTTTGTTCTATTTCTTTAGTTCTAACACATAAGTGCTCTTTCCAATACTCTATATACTGCAATCCCTTATCATAAAGTTTCCCTTTTTTGCAAACTGACAAACAATTGGAGACCTGATCTCCTTTGGCATAGGCTTCAGCGGCATCATTATAGCATCCTGCTAGAGTGAAACACTCTGCGGCTGTATTAATCTTTCGGCACTTATATAAGTAAGCTTTCCCTGCACGTACAAAAGCATTCAAATGATATTACAATTCAAATATTGATTAAACCAAGCCAAATGTTAACCTACAGATGGTCTTTATAAACCAATTGATTTGGGttgaaattattttcaaaattgtCAGCCAAAAGGTTTAGCTAAATTCGCAACTACTAAAAATGGTTGAACTCTATTTTAGATGCATACAACCTCGTAAAAGTGCAAGATGTTTTTTCAAAGATCAACGGAttatattggaaaaagaagttACCAGCTTTTTCATACTCCTCCATATCACAATAACATGAAGCGGCAGACTCGAATTTCCCAATTGACTCAAACAATTCAGCTGCTTCTCTGAGATAGCCCAAATAAGCTTCGCGATTCTTTCCCCTCATCTGATCAGCAGTTGCTCTGAGACCAGAAGCCTTTGCCAATTTCTCCCACATTGTGTCACCAGCTCTTTCAAAGCATATTGTTGCCATCACAAAGTTGTTCTCATAAAAAAGCTGAAAAACAATAGGAAAGCATGTCAAACAAGGTAAGTTAATTATAAATGATAAAGAACTATGGCAGTAAAAGATCGAAATTGACCTTTTTACCACGATCCCGCCACTCTAGAGGGCTGCTTGAGACTCGCATAGCCTGTGCTACTGAATCATCTAGTTTTCTAATTTGAACGAGTCCCCTCCTTTTCCAATAATCATATATTGGCTTGGAGAGCGCCTCTTTATTCTCACATACCCATAGCCTTTGCCTCGTCCGAGTTATTGCCGCATATAACTGTTTCAATTCAGAGCACAAGACACTATGTCTTGCCTCATTGAATGTCGGGAAAGACTGAGGAAGATTCTCATCGAACCAGTCTCGCTCCTTCATGTAGCTATATATTATTCTCCATTGGTCTTTCAATGGGGATGTCCCAAAAAAGTTGTACAGCACTACATCCTAGAGGTCATGgcaaatcaaaaatcaataaaCAGAAGCACTTTAAAATCATAAAAGCTAGAGGTACCATTTCATCTAGAATTTGGTTGATTCGTGTTATATTTTACCTCGAACagatcaaatgggtcaaaagcgGGCCGAAAGTAGAAAGTACCTTAAGTTCTTACAAGTTATAGCctcattatttttatcaaaacagTTTAATTAGTATTTTACAACTCAATAATATAGTATCTCCAATTATATTAgtacattaattaaaattttaaacttcaAGGTACAAAAAAGTATTGTGTAAAGTAGAGGTGGCCAATTTGACCCAATTCTATAAGTAGCCTGCCTATTTGGTATCTTAACAAAAGAAGGCAAACCTGAAATTCAAGACCTTTACACTCCAGTATGGTGAGGACAAGTGCATTCTTTCCAACATATTCTGAAATCTCAATCTTAGCACAATCATCACGCACCAATATCACTTGATCCGCCCCAAAGCTGACTACTTCCCCGCCACTTCCACTTCCCCCAAAGATCGTCACAAATGCATTTTCATTATCACTAGACTCAAGCAGAACAGGTGCTTCACCAGATATAACACTAGTCTCGGGCTCCAAAATATCAATTGAGTGGGCAAAGTAACAGTAAAGAATGTCAATAACACTCTGGGCTAACTCAAGGACACCGGCATGAGTTCGAAAGTTCTGTTTTAGTTGGAAAACCTCAGATACAAgagctttttcttgttttccagTTACTCTCTCAGTTAAAAACTGTTTATAGAACAGGGACCGTATATCCTGGAATCTGAAATCAATCCCTCTGCCAATGGTTTGTGCAGTGTCACCCGCAAAAATAAAGCCCTCGTCGACATTTTggcatatatatttgaaaaggGAAATCTGCCTCATACTAAGATCTTGAACTTCATCAATATACACAAAATCAATAATGTCACCTTCATAACGTCCATTTCTAAGTCGTTGATGGAGGTCACTCACTAAATCACCCAAATCAAATTCACCTCGCTCACTTTTCATCTTCTCATATGCTTGAAAAAGGTAGTAAATACTTTCTCTTTTCTGTTTTGTTAAAGTGGACGAACGACTTTCAGCCAATAGACAGTAACCCTCATAAGTTAGTTTTCCGTCACTGCATTCCCCTGCATGCAAGCCTCCTTTTATGTGCGATATAATTTCTGTGAACACTCTAGAGGAATCAAGTTTCTTCGTTAGACTTGAGTTAAAGCGAGGCCAGTAAAGTGTACAAAATCTGTCATATGTAACCTCTCTTAGTCTTAAAAAAGTTTGCAATGCAACGGATCTTGAACTTGTATGGTCACCATGAGAAGCTTCTCTTGCCTTTGGAAACCTTTCAAAGAAAGAATTCCCCAATGTGCCATCCAACATCATTAGAAATTtatgaaatgttataaaaaggGGGTAATTTTTCACTGGaatgtcaacaaatgtgtctgCGATATCACTGAATTCTGATATCAAGTCGGGATCATCCAGATTGACCGCTAATGATGTATTCACATTAGATGAAATACTGTCAAACACAACAAAAGCTTAAAGTCATAAACAGAACGAATGCAACAATAAAAGAAAAGGGATAAAGAAACAAGGATGTGCGCACCTTGTAAGGCGGGAAACGTGTTGCTTTACAGCATGACACAAATTTGGGCTGACAGTCACAAACAGTTGGCGGAGAACACTTGGTTTTGTGCCTTTAGGTTCAtcaacaacttttgaatcacTGATACTGTTCCTCTCCCCTTCATAAATCCCTCCAGAAGCAACATAAAAAGACTCTTCATTTTGGAACAACTTCATAGTCAATATAGTGGTTTTTCTGGTCCCTGAACACCCAGTTATGAAAGAACTTCTGGAAAATAGTATAATCTCCATTTGTTCATCACTGACTTGCATGGGTAGATCAAGTTGTTCTTTACCAGACAGCAAATGTTTCACCACCCCATCTGACAATGGGTAGAACTTCATAAGCAACAAGCTTTCATTCACTTTTGAGTTTTCAACATGACTTTTACCATCATGAGAGCTTGGTTCAGTATTCCTTACAAAAGAAAATTGTATAATTTCTTCGGATGCCATCCAGCTCTTAGGAACTTCTAAATTCCtttacaacataaataaaaacattaaatttctGTCAAAGTTAAAATTCCGATATCAAAAACAAGTTACTCGTATTACTATTGTAACAAATGAATTGTTGaataaaaaacttaagaaaattGTTTTCATCATTAAATAAAACTTTGGGGCAACTTCCAACCCGTTCAACCCAATAGACTAGTTTCCCTTTGAACTAGTTTCTTTTACATGACCAGTTTGAGATAAAAGGAAAACCATATTGACCCATTCGAAAATGAGCTTACCCCTCCACACATTTTTCAGTACAACGATTAATATAATCATCCGTGTATGCAGAAAATATGTTCTCAAGACGCTTTGTGAGTTTTGGAATCTCTTCAAAAGGTAACACATCCCAAACCTTCAAAACTTGTACATAATTGAATTCCATAATGACGTCAATTGTGCACATAACATATAACCCTGCAACCTTAAACTGTTTCAAAATATGTGAGGATTTTTCACAATGCAAGTCTACGCTCCGGTTTTTGGGCCGCCAGCCACCAGAGAGTCTCAATAAAAGATTTAATACAAGCTTCTTTGATCGAGCAGTAGTCAGCTTTCCAAAGGATCTTCTGAAGTCGTCGCTGAATAGGACCTAATGGCATGACGAGCAACAAAATGATGAACAACAGTAGAATATTGCATATTAACATATTTCGGTAAAGTATGTATTAACAAATACCTTCCATTTTGCATGTTTAAAAAGGATACTATTCTCGTTAACTAGATCATCGAGTTGCTCGAGCTCTTTCTTTGCATTTATAACTGTCATCTTCAAGCATTCATCAGAATCAGCATCAAACAAACAATGACGATTTCTTGCATCACAAACCAATTCTTCCCATACAGATTCAATCTTAGTCAGAGTTCTTTCGCTTCCCAATATCCATAGACAAGGTCTGCACAAATATTGAAGACATAACATACACATTGTCAGACATAGCTTTTAAACTGAAAGACAATGAATATTTTCGGCATCTCAGATTATTTCCATACCTTGCTCTGGTGAGGGCAACATTAGTCGTTTGTGGACAATACATGACTCCAACAGATTCACGGCTATTAGATCTGACTGtcgataaaataataatatcttcTTCTCCACCCTGGAAGTCATCAATTGATTTCACCTTTACTGAAAATCCATCAAGTTTCTCATACTTGTGAGCAAGTTTTTCTTGAATCATAACAACTTGGGCAGCATAAGGAGATACAACACCTATAGTAAGATTCTTCTTCGAGTCTTTCCATGCTATAAATATCGAAGAAGAGAGGTTATATGTAGACCGGAAAATAAAGAATagaaaaaggtatatataattttaaatgatATGAAGATGTAACTTATGCTTCCTAGTGTTACAACAATATCACTCTGCTTTTGAATGTTCAGGTAAAAGAATATGACTAAATTCCGCACCTTCATAGAGATTTTGTAGTATCTTAATCACGACAGCCACCTCAACCATATTTCTTTTGCTCTGTCCATTATCATCCTTTTCTTCACTTCCTCCaacaatatttataaatgaatatgAACCAAACATTGGTCCTGAAAGATATTGCTTTTCATAACTTTCACATAACACATTTTCTGCATCAAGGATCTGATTTTGATAGAACCTCCAATTAGGGAAGAAACTGATGGAAGGATGCATTCGATACTGAACGTTTAGTAGATGTCGAGAATGGCCTACAGAACTCAATCTCTCAAATAAGCTCCGTCCAAAGCCAGATTCAAAACATACCTGTCCACAACCATTCAATAAGAATAACTGAAGACAAAGTATAACAATAGTTGGTagaaaaatcattaaaaatcattaaaaacataCATTGCTTGTAACCATTGCAGGTAATTGGCACTCATCTCCAATGAGAATAGCATGCTTCATCCCAGGAAGCTGAAGAGGAACAGTGGACTCCGCCTCCTTTAACTGTGCTGCTTCATCTATGACCAAAATGTTCAAAGGCTTCATTGGAACCATATGCAACTTGTAAGAACTAGATGTCGTGCAAAATACTAGAGAAGCTCTTTCGAAACAAAAGTCCACTATTACATGTCTTTTTACATCATCTGGAAGACCTAGTGCTTCAAGAGATATCTGCAAACCTCTTAGAAGGAATATAGACACGGCTCTTACAGAATTAATCGAAGACATATCCTCCGACTCACTAGGAATTGGTTTAGATGTGAAGAGGTGCTCGAGTTCTTCTGAAACCAAGTTTTCTTCAAACAACAATGATTCAAATGAACTTAAGTTATCCAAAAGATGTATCATGCTATACAAAATGTATTCCTTCATGAAACTTCTTGGGACATGAGTCAAGAATGTAAGAATGCATCTTCTAAGTGTTATTACAGAAGAATTAAATCGACTTTGCAGAAACTCAAGGAATGATTTCACTTGCAGCTTGTTACTTTTACTTTcactttgattttgattttgatttgccATTTGGGTTTCTTTGAACAACTCATTTTCTAGAAAGACATAATACTGAGAGACACAATTTTCAAGTAAATCATTCATAGACCTCATGCAATGCTTCCAACCAGTTGAAGACCCAAGGCACTCTGTAAGCCTTTCGACCCGATGCTCCAAATATATATCTTCCGTCTCTTCACCAACTTTTAACTGCTCCTCACTGCCAAATAAAAGAATGTCTCCAAAAGGACAAAATGAATCACCATTTGCAGTTGTAGTTTTAAATGATTAACCAAATTCTGCACTCTTGAAGCTAGTTGTAATAGAGCAACGTTTGTTGGTGCACAAGTAAGAGTCCTACGGTTCATTTGCATGAGAATGAATAGCAAAACACTAACTGTTGTTGTTTTTCCTGTTCCAGGTGGTCCCCATATTTGTTCCACATACGAATGGTGACAACATTCTGTTTTAACAAGGGAGACCATAACTGCTGCTCTTTGTGATTCGTTTAGCTTATCCAACACATTTCTATTTTGAGAATAAAGACtattgaaatcaaaagaacaAGTATCGCAAGTCTCCTTAACCTGTAGAcaacatataaattattaataaataataattatattattacttgCCAAAACGAATTTTCCATGCAGCAACTTACCATAGAATCAGGGCCAAGAACCGCTTTAATGATGTTTAGATTTCCATTCATGTGCAATGAATCCCAAATCCTGGTCTGGATTTCAATACTTTTTAGGAAAACGACAAACATCCCATCTTCGAATTTAAGAGGTTGTGAAGCTTTAACTGTGAACCGTAATGGTGTAGCTTCAAAATCATCTTCATTATCATTCTCTGTGATTTTGCCAACTAACGAAAAAGCCCATGTTCTTCCTAGTCGTTGCAAATCAGAAACAGTTTCTGCTTTTCTATTCATGAAAATGAGAAGATCACCAGGTAATGTCTGGTAAGGCGGTTTGCCACATTCAAAAGATCTGTTTCTCCACGGACCAACTTTAACATCATACACAGCTTTTCCATCGCGCCTGGCGTCGTGAATAGAAAAAACGTGAGCAGATGGATATCTATGTATGATCTCCAAACAGCAAGCTAGTTCAGCACGTGTTTCCTCAAGCAAAGGATAAACAAAAGAACTGAAATACTGTTGTTCCGAATCAAAAGTAAGTGGTATCTTGTCCACCTGCCAATAATGCATCAATCCATCAGGAACACTCATGTACTAGAGATAAAGTCTCGAGCAGGTCAAGTAGCGATTATGCTAATACATTTGATTACTAGCTAGAATAAAACATAATTATCGATTTCCACATAATCATAAACATCCCTGTTCAAATATAAAGTAGCAACGTTGAGTTTGACGTCAAAAAGTTACTACTTTGACCCCAAAGATATTCACACTAGTTTTATAGCAATAAGATTAAGACAATTCTCCTTTTGTTTTACAAGTCTAGTGGTTCAAGTTTGTCCCTCAAATGGTAATTTTATAGCTCAACAAACCCATAAAGATAGTCCTCCTACATTGATACTCAGCAACAACCAAATGTATGGATACTTAAGCCGTGTATTTAAGATAGTCCTCCTAcgtaaaacaaaacaaaaaatgaaaagtccGCCGAATAACCACATTAACTGGTAACTCTTTTCAGAACAAAACTAATCGAGTACTTAAGCCGTGTTTTTAATTAGGTCAAACCCAATTTTAACTAAATgtcctaaaacatatatatagtacacAAAGATTCAAACATAAACTacgtaattaaattttgtaggTGTGgtcatgtcttcttcttctttcatccccccccccccccccccccccccaaaagaagaaaaataaccCAACAAAAACCTCATGAAAAGAACGAAAAATAATggaataattataataataataatattttaaaggtCATGGTTAACAAATACtctattctttttttcattttccctcaaaaataacaacaaaatttATCATAATAGGATTCGAACACACAACcttatgaaaaaaacaaataacccACCACAAACTACAAACATGTACGgaaatcattatttttatatataaataataaatccCAACAAAAAccttattataaaaaaaaaaactcagcaAATAAGCCACAAACTACAAACATGTACggaaacattatttttatatataaaaaagaagaagatgataatCAAACACATACCTGGGTTTTGTAAAGGTCTTGATTGAGGATGTCATCAATAGACCATGAAAGTATAAAATCTGAAAactcttcttttttcttcttaaccGCTACTACTTCTCCGCCTTCTTCACCTTCCatcatctttaatatatattattttattattattattattatatcatctAAATATGTATGAGaaaatggggttttcttttgttttgttttatgagatgaaaaaagtaaaattgaaatttgaagggtttttttcttttgttttggttGCAGAGAAAAGAGCTGATGGAGCAGTagtgagagagagagtgagCTGACAGTATATTATGAGTAGGCAACACGATATACCATGTACGGTCTGTGTATctacttttttatttgttactCTTGATGATTGTTCGGTGGTATAATATGGACGGTTTTTGGTTATGTTAAAgaaatactcgtattatattcACTAGTTTAGTcgatactagattttagacccgtgtccaatacTGGATGGGATTTAcgtattaacaatattagatcttcatacatttaagtcataaaagcttacaatttgaaaaaaaaatacggttttaagtgttatattttgcaagttgtagtacaataatcataggttcctcactgtcattattagcctagacatattgatgaaattgtttgttgtagtcattccacaaggcacatgctatatataataatttctttattataatatattttgaaacagatgtactcataatgtgatattattaggaaaaataactaagaattgaaatataaatatatttgtgatCCCAAACTTGacattcaattatatatatttagtcatgatgcgcgttcataagacgcatatgtttatttttaatcatttgttctatgataatatgataacaattaggattgtttttatattctttgataacaattaagacttctaaatatttgttaataagtcattaagttttcaaataattttttgtagaaaatattttatatattaaattttttttatttaattaaatgattgtaaattttaaaaaattctctc includes the following:
- the LOC122591653 gene encoding TPR and ankyrin repeat-containing protein 1-like, giving the protein MKFYPLSDGVVKHLLSGKEQLDLPMQVSDEQMEIILFSRSSFITGCSGTRKTTILTMKLFQNEESFYVASGGIYEGERNSISDSKVVDEPKGTKPSVLRQLFVTVSPNLCHAVKQHVSRLTSISSNVNTSLAVNLDDPDLISEFSDIADTFVDIPVKNYPLFITFHKFLMMLDGTLGNSFFERFPKAREASHGDHTSSRSVALQTFLRLREVTYDRFCTLYWPRFNSSLTKKLDSSRVFTEIISHIKGGLHAGECSDGKLTYEGYCLLAESRSSTLTKQKRESIYYLFQAYEKMKSERGEFDLGDLVSDLHQRLRNGRYEGDIIDFVYIDEVQDLSMRQISLFKYICQNVDEGFIFAGDTAQTIGRGIDFRFQDIRSLFYKQFLTERVTGKQEKALVSEVFQLKQNFRTHAGVLELAQSVIDILYCYFAHSIDILEPETSVISGEAPVLLESSDNENAFVTIFGGSGSGGEVVSFGADQVILVRDDCAKIEISEYVGKNALVLTILECKGLEFQDVVLYNFFGTSPLKDQWRIIYSYMKERDWFDENLPQSFPTFNEARHSVLCSELKQLYAAITRTRQRLWVCENKEALSKPIYDYWKRRGLVQIRKLDDSVAQAMRVSSSPLEWRDRGKKLFYENNFVMATICFERAGDTMWEKLAKASGLRATADQMRGKNREAYLGYLREAAELFESIGKFESAASCYCDMEEYEKAGKAYLYKCRKINTAAECFTLAGCYNDAAEAYAKGDQVSNCLSVCKKGKLYDKGLQYIEYWKEHLCVRTKEIEQTEQRFLESCALDCHEHKDLISMMKFVRAFCSMESKRVFLRSLGCLDDLLLLEEESGKLLDAVELARSLGYVLKEADLLEKAGHCREAAVLLLWYVFFSSLWENGGRGWPLKQFSKKDDLCEKARSIANMTSDHFYDFVCNELEVLSDQQTSLPELKKVLLTSQKNKSLRGEILSIRKILDSHFHIHFSKYFWEDELPSDITEHCENRIFQSCVSVRTLVFYWNLWKENVMNIFQSIECLVNEEPNKHEGFADFILSYFGVRNQCVDGNMVYLLVNKDVDWIRTAGNNNLLTEGKLIFMNISQLVFAIRSYWQLELLSVGMKVLLKLEGLYKSKSNASAFHQSTSLVHIFEVSKFLSECPCLKLASPDKKKLQSFLDISAQYFDFVFPLDWRRSVTEDMLSLRETDLSLKLLDENILQNVSNNGYISYRTIGRVMMVCLCSSKSVALNEMIIKGLQWAPKWLSAVEVWNSSVRDMAFFPMLRSALKDTFWSDQRCAGCISPHSFVYLLDRVFFMESYFEGILYTTKSSFSGWFSHLHATDEPVLLEVFLRFEVNS
- the LOC122591660 gene encoding helicase sen1-like — encoded protein: MEGEEGGEVVAVKKKKEEFSDFILSWSIDDILNQDLYKTQVDKIPLTFDSEQQYFSSFVYPLLEETRAELACCLEIIHRYPSAHVFSIHDARRDGKAVYDVKVGPWRNRSFECGKPPYQTLPGDLLIFMNRKAETVSDLQRLGRTWAFSLVGKITENDNEDDFEATPLRFTVKASQPLKFEDGMFVVFLKSIEIQTRIWDSLHMNGNLNIIKAVLGPDSMVKETCDTCSFDFNSLYSQNRNVLDKLNESQRAAVMVSLVKTECCHHSYVEQIWGPPGTGKTTTVSVLLFILMQMNRRTLTCAPTNVALLQLASRVQNLVNHLKLQLQMYYVFLENELFKETQMANQNQNQSESKSNKLQVKSFLEFLQSRFNSSVITLRRCILTFLTHVPRSFMKEYILYSMIHLLDNLSSFESLLFEENLVSEELEHLFTSKPIPSESEDMSSINSVRAVSIFLLRGLQISLEALGLPDDVKRHVIVDFCFERASLVFCTTSSSYKLHMVPMKPLNILVIDEAAQLKEAESTVPLQLPGMKHAILIGDECQLPAMVTSNVCFESGFGRSLFERLSSVGHSRHLLNVQYRMHPSISFFPNWRFYQNQILDAENVLCESYEKQYLSGPMFGSYSFINIVGGSEEKDDNGQSKRNMVEVAVVIKILQNLYEAWKDSKKNLTIGVVSPYAAQVVMIQEKLAHKYEKLDGFSVKVKSIDDFQGGEEDIIILSTVRSNSRESVGVMYCPQTTNVALTRARPCLWILGSERTLTKIESVWEELVCDARNRHCLFDADSDECLKMTVINAKKELEQLDDLVNENSILFKHAKWKVFVNTYFTEIC